In a single window of the Heliangelus exortis chromosome 1, bHelExo1.hap1, whole genome shotgun sequence genome:
- the ETS2 gene encoding protein C-ets-2 produces MSDFGIRNMDQVAPVSNMYRGMLKRQPAFDTFDSSNSLFAGYFFSLNEDQTLQEVPTGFDSTSYESNNCELPLLTPCSKAVMSQALKDTFSGFTKEQCRLGIPNNPWLWTEQQVCQWLSWATNEFSLANVNFHQFLMSGQDLCSLGKERFLELAPDYVGDILWEHLEQMIKDSQEKTQDQYVENSHLTSVPPWVNNNSLTVNVDQNSYGMQMPGYPKPLGYHPKPGLLTDVCQTSTGPNLLSPEQEFSLFPKTQADAAGVNYCAVNQDFPRSNLNLLIDNSGKLREHESSDSGAESYESSDSMLQSWNSQSSLVDLQRVPSYESFEDDCSQSLCLSKPTMSFKDYIQERSDPVEQGKPVIPAAILAGFTGSGPIQLWQFLLELLTDKSCQSFISWTGDGWEFKLADPDEVARRWGRRKNKPKMNYEKLSRGLRYYYDKNIIHKTSGKRYVYRFVCDLQNLLGYTAEELHAMLGVQPDTED; encoded by the exons ATGAGTGATTTTGGGATCAGAAACATGGATCAAGTAGCTCCTGTGTCTAACATGTACAGAGGAATGCTCAAG CGTCAACCAGCATTTGACACCTTTGATAGTTCCAACTCCCTCTTTGCTGGATATTTTTTCTCACTAAATGAAGACCAGACACTTCAAGAAGTGCCAACAGGATTTGATTCTACTTCTTATG aGTCGAACAACTGTGAATTGCCTCTGTTAACCCCGTGCAGTAAGGCTGTGATGAGTCAGGCCTTGAAAGATACTTTCAGTGGTTTCACAAAGGAACAGTGTCGGCTGGGCATCCCAAATA ATCCCTGGCTGTGGACTGAACAGCAAGTTTGCCAGTGGCTTTCGTGGGCTACCAACGAGTTCAGCTTGGCAAACGTGAACTTCCATCAGTTTCTTATGAGTGGCCAAGATTTGTGCAGCTTGGGCAAGGAGCGTTTCCTGGAGTTGGCACCTGACTATGTGGGTGATATTCTGTGGGAACACCTGGAACAGATGATAAAAG ACAGCCAAGAGAAAACACAGGATCAGTATGTGGAGAACTCTCATCTCACCTCAGTTCCTCCCTGGGTCAACAATAACTCCTTAA ctgttAACGTAGATCAGAACTCCTATGGAATGCAGATGCCTGGATACCCTAAACCCCTTGGCTATCATCCCAAACCTGGTCTTCTTACTGATGTCTGTCAGACTTCCACAGGACCAAATCTCCTCAGTCCAGAACAAGAGTTTTCATTGTTCCCTAAAACCCaagcagatgctgctggtgTGAACTACTGTGCAGTAAATCAAGATTTTCCAAGAAGCAATCTGAACTTGCTGATAGATAATTCTG GTAAGCTTAGGGAACATGAATCCAGTGACAGTGGTGCAGAAAGTTATGAAAGCTCAGACTCAATGCTACAGTCCTGGAACAGCCAGTCGTCATTAGTGGATTTACAGCGTGTGCCATCCTATGAGAGCTTTGAAGATGACTGTAGCCAGTCCTTGTGTCTGAGCAAACCTACAATGTCTTTCAAAGACTATATTCAAGAACGAAGTGATCCTGTAGAGCAAGGGAAACCAGTTATTCCAGCAGCAATTCTAGCTGGCTTTACTG GCAGTGGACCTATACAGTTATGGCAATTCCTTCTGGAGTTACTGACTGACAAGTCCTGTCAATCATTCATTAGTTGGACTGGAGATGGATGGGAATTTAAACTTGCTGACCCAGATGAG GTGGCAcggaggtggggaaggaggaaaaacaagccaaaaatgAACTATGAGAAGCTCAGCCGGGGCCTACGCTACTATTATGACAAGAACATCATCCACAAGACCTCAGGGAAACGCTACGTGTATCGCTTCGTCTGCGACCTGCAGAACCTCCTGGGGTACACGGCGGAGGAGCTGCACGCGATGCTGGGGGTGCAGCCCGACACGGAGGACTGA